In Risungbinella massiliensis, a single window of DNA contains:
- the spoIVA gene encoding stage IV sporulation protein A — MEKVDIFKDIAERTGGDIYLGVVGAVRTGKSTFIKRFMEQLVIPNIESDAERSRATDELPHSGSGKTITTIEPKFVPNQAVSVQVDEGLEVNVRLVDCVGYAIRGAQGYEDENGPRMINTPWFDEPIPFQEAAEVGTRKVIQEHSTLGIVLTTDGSITDIPRESYEEKEEQVVQELKEVGKPFVLVLNSVYPNSEETLALRDSLAEKYDIPVIAVSVATMNEREILAVLREVLYEFPVHEVNVNLPSWVMVLHDDHYLRQQFEESVRETVKDIRRLRDVDQVVTQFFDYDFIERAALSGMNMGQGIAEIDLFAPDELYDQVLTEVVGVEIRGRDHLLELMQDFSIAKREYDKVSEALRMVNTTGYGVASPSLEEMKLDEPELIKQGARYGVRLKAVGPSIHMIKVNVESEFAPIIGSERQSEELVNYLMRDFEQDPLRIWESDIFGRSLNSIVREGIQTKLSLMPDNARYKLQETLERIINEGSGGLIAIIL; from the coding sequence ATGGAAAAAGTAGATATCTTTAAAGATATTGCAGAACGAACAGGGGGAGACATCTATCTGGGTGTCGTCGGTGCGGTGCGCACCGGTAAATCGACCTTTATCAAACGGTTTATGGAGCAGTTGGTAATCCCCAATATTGAGAGTGATGCGGAGCGTTCTAGAGCAACAGATGAGCTACCGCATAGTGGATCAGGGAAGACGATCACGACGATCGAACCTAAGTTTGTACCAAATCAAGCGGTTAGCGTACAAGTGGATGAAGGATTAGAGGTAAATGTTCGTCTTGTCGACTGCGTGGGCTATGCGATTCGTGGTGCACAAGGATATGAAGATGAGAATGGTCCACGTATGATCAATACTCCATGGTTTGATGAGCCGATTCCGTTCCAAGAAGCGGCCGAAGTAGGAACACGTAAAGTGATCCAAGAACACTCGACACTCGGCATTGTGCTGACGACAGATGGAAGCATCACAGATATCCCCCGTGAGTCATATGAGGAAAAAGAAGAACAAGTGGTGCAAGAGCTCAAAGAAGTAGGGAAACCATTTGTTTTGGTACTCAACTCCGTCTACCCTAACAGCGAAGAAACGCTTGCTTTACGGGATAGTTTAGCTGAGAAATACGATATTCCCGTAATTGCAGTAAGTGTCGCTACGATGAACGAACGGGAAATTCTAGCGGTTTTACGAGAGGTATTATATGAGTTCCCCGTACATGAAGTAAATGTGAACCTACCTAGCTGGGTAATGGTGTTACATGATGATCATTATCTCCGTCAACAGTTTGAAGAATCTGTTCGTGAGACGGTGAAAGATATCCGGCGTTTGCGTGATGTTGATCAAGTTGTCACACAGTTTTTCGATTATGACTTTATCGAGAGAGCTGCCTTATCTGGAATGAACATGGGGCAGGGTATCGCAGAAATTGATTTGTTTGCTCCTGATGAGTTATATGACCAAGTATTGACCGAAGTAGTGGGGGTAGAGATTCGGGGACGCGACCATCTCTTAGAGTTAATGCAGGATTTCTCTATCGCCAAAAGGGAGTATGATAAAGTCTCGGAAGCTCTTCGGATGGTAAATACAACAGGATATGGAGTTGCCTCTCCTAGCTTAGAAGAGATGAAATTAGATGAGCCAGAGTTGATCAAACAAGGGGCTCGTTATGGAGTTCGACTGAAAGCAGTTGGACCATCCATTCATATGATCAAAGTAAACGTGGAGTCCGAATTTGCTCCTATTATTGGATCGGAAAGACAATCCGAAGAATTGGTGAATTACCTCATGCGTGACTTTGAACAGGATCCTTTGCGTATTTGGGAATCTGATATTTTTGGCAGATCGCTCAACTCTATCGTTCGAGAAGGAATTCAGACTAAACTGTCTTTGATGCCAGATAATGCTCGCTACAAGCTACAAGAGACGTTGGAACGTATCATCAATGAAGGATCAGGTGGTTTGATCGCGATCATTTTATAA
- a CDS encoding NAD(P)H-dependent glycerol-3-phosphate dehydrogenase, whose protein sequence is MEKRVAVIGAGSWGTVLANVLAENGHQVHLWARRKELVTEINEHRSNQKYLPDVTIHSNIQASSSLREVVQDKPMVLFVVPSHSMREVALQVEPYLKHEALVVHATKGFEVDTWKRISEVLAEELPRHAERIVALSGPSHAEEVINRCPTTVVVASEHRFAAERAQNYFMNQYFRVYTNSDLVGVEVGGALKNIIALAAGLADGLQFGDNAKAALMTRGLAEIARLGFAMGAQHSTFVGLAGVGDLVVTCTSKHSRNWRAGNMISQGIPLDQVLEKMGMVVEGVRTTQAAYALAARYEVEMPITEQLYAVLFSNKEPAQAVLDLMNRDRTRELGEIAQGW, encoded by the coding sequence ATGGAGAAAAGAGTCGCTGTGATTGGTGCTGGTAGTTGGGGAACAGTTCTAGCGAACGTACTAGCTGAAAACGGGCACCAAGTTCATTTGTGGGCAAGACGTAAGGAATTAGTGACCGAAATCAACGAGCACCGTAGCAATCAAAAATATTTACCAGATGTTACGATTCATTCCAATATTCAGGCTTCTTCTTCCTTACGAGAAGTAGTTCAAGATAAGCCGATGGTATTGTTTGTAGTTCCTTCTCATTCCATGCGTGAGGTAGCGTTGCAAGTAGAACCTTACCTAAAACATGAAGCTTTAGTAGTTCATGCAACGAAAGGATTTGAGGTAGACACTTGGAAACGTATCTCAGAAGTGCTAGCAGAAGAATTACCTCGTCACGCAGAACGTATTGTGGCGTTGTCAGGTCCAAGTCATGCTGAAGAAGTGATTAATCGTTGTCCTACTACAGTAGTGGTAGCATCCGAACATCGATTTGCAGCTGAACGTGCCCAAAATTATTTTATGAATCAATACTTCCGTGTTTATACGAATTCGGACTTAGTAGGAGTAGAAGTCGGAGGAGCTTTAAAAAATATTATTGCGCTTGCAGCAGGATTGGCAGATGGCCTCCAGTTTGGAGATAATGCCAAAGCAGCATTGATGACAAGAGGTTTGGCTGAGATTGCTCGTCTCGGCTTTGCAATGGGTGCCCAGCACAGTACTTTTGTTGGTTTAGCAGGAGTGGGAGACCTTGTGGTGACGTGTACATCCAAGCATAGCCGAAATTGGCGTGCTGGTAATATGATTAGCCAAGGTATTCCCTTGGATCAAGTATTAGAGAAGATGGGGATGGTTGTGGAAGGTGTTCGTACTACCCAAGCAGCTTATGCCTTAGCAGCTCGGTATGAAGTAGAAATGCCTATTACCGAACAACTCTATGCTGTCTTATTCTCTAACAAAGAACCGGCACAAGCTGTTTTGGATCTAATGAATCGTGATCGTACGCGAGAATTAGGTGAGATCGCTCAAGGGTGGTAA
- the plsY gene encoding glycerol-3-phosphate 1-O-acyltransferase PlsY, with amino-acid sequence MWGITIVLPLLLSYLIGSVSFSYFIAKRMQNIDIREHGSGNAGATNTLRVLGKGPAAFVFVLDALKGMSAVGVAMLLNTENQTIWMLAGVLAVVGHNWPVYLGFRGGKGIATTIGVTVLLSFTAAIIAGVLAILFIVISRYVSLGSLVYTAGVPIGIAFDSYPNTYLYLSLVLTALAVYRHRENLKNLFQGKERKI; translated from the coding sequence ATGTGGGGAATCACAATTGTTCTTCCGCTGCTCTTATCTTATTTAATTGGATCGGTTAGTTTTAGTTATTTCATTGCCAAACGCATGCAAAATATTGACATTCGAGAACATGGAAGCGGAAATGCGGGTGCAACTAATACCTTACGGGTATTAGGAAAAGGACCAGCTGCTTTTGTTTTTGTCTTGGATGCTTTAAAAGGGATGTCCGCAGTTGGGGTTGCGATGCTCCTTAATACGGAAAACCAGACCATCTGGATGTTAGCTGGTGTATTAGCTGTTGTAGGTCATAATTGGCCAGTATACCTGGGTTTTCGTGGAGGTAAAGGGATTGCGACTACGATCGGAGTAACAGTACTTCTTTCTTTTACAGCAGCGATCATTGCCGGTGTTTTGGCTATCCTCTTTATTGTTATTAGTCGCTATGTATCGCTAGGTTCTCTTGTTTATACTGCTGGTGTGCCGATTGGAATTGCATTTGATAGTTATCCTAATACCTATTTATACCTTAGTCTGGTATTGACAGCTTTGGCTGTTTATCGCCATCGCGAAAATTTGAAGAACTTATTTCAAGGGAAAGAACGAAAAATTTAG
- the der gene encoding ribosome biogenesis GTPase Der, whose product MSLPVVAIVGRPNVGKSTIFNRLAGERIAIVEDLPGITRDRIYCRSEWNGKEFHLIDTGGLEFGEQDEILLHIRTQAELAIEEADVILFMTEGRTGLTGSDEEVANLLHRSNKPVVVAVNKVDDVKHMDSVYEFYQLGFEHVYGISSLHGLGTGDLLDAVVDLFPEKEDDEYEEDTIRVSLIGRPNVGKSSLVNAILGEERVIVSPVAGTTRDAIDTPFEVDGQNFVLIDTAGLRKRGKVYESIEKYSVLRALRAIERSDVCLIVIDGERGIAEQDKKIAGYAHEAGRAAIFVVNKWDAVEKDDKTLDRYRKEVKEEFQFMTYAPSVFVSAKTKQRVQKILPKVVEVAESHSMRIATPVLNQVIHDAMMMTPAPSDKGRRFRVNYATQVSVKPPTFVLFCNDPELAHFSYMRYLENQLRQAFTFEGTPMRLVLRKKKKD is encoded by the coding sequence ATGAGTTTACCTGTTGTAGCCATTGTAGGACGACCTAATGTAGGAAAATCAACTATTTTTAACCGTTTAGCTGGAGAGAGAATTGCTATTGTAGAGGATCTTCCTGGTATTACAAGAGATCGAATTTACTGTCGATCAGAATGGAATGGGAAGGAATTTCATCTTATTGATACAGGTGGTTTGGAGTTTGGAGAACAAGATGAAATTCTCTTGCATATCCGTACCCAAGCGGAACTGGCAATTGAAGAGGCAGATGTTATTCTGTTTATGACAGAGGGGAGAACTGGTCTAACAGGTAGCGATGAAGAGGTAGCCAATCTGCTACATCGTTCCAATAAGCCAGTAGTAGTGGCAGTTAACAAAGTCGATGATGTGAAGCATATGGATTCTGTATATGAATTCTATCAACTTGGCTTTGAGCATGTATATGGGATTTCTTCCCTCCATGGGCTTGGAACCGGTGATCTACTTGATGCAGTGGTAGACCTTTTCCCAGAAAAAGAGGATGATGAGTACGAAGAAGATACGATTCGTGTATCACTAATTGGTCGTCCGAACGTAGGGAAGTCTTCTCTTGTAAATGCGATTCTAGGTGAAGAGCGAGTAATCGTCTCTCCAGTAGCCGGTACAACTCGTGATGCGATCGATACCCCTTTTGAAGTGGATGGGCAAAATTTCGTCTTGATCGACACAGCAGGTCTTCGCAAACGTGGGAAGGTATATGAATCTATTGAAAAGTATAGTGTACTCCGTGCTCTTCGTGCCATTGAGCGTTCTGATGTTTGCTTGATCGTGATTGATGGAGAGCGTGGTATTGCAGAACAAGATAAAAAAATTGCAGGATATGCTCATGAAGCAGGAAGAGCTGCAATCTTTGTGGTCAATAAGTGGGATGCAGTAGAAAAAGACGACAAGACGCTAGATCGTTATCGTAAAGAAGTAAAAGAAGAGTTTCAATTTATGACGTATGCTCCTTCTGTATTTGTCTCAGCAAAAACCAAACAAAGAGTACAAAAGATCTTGCCAAAAGTAGTAGAAGTAGCAGAATCTCATTCTATGAGAATTGCCACTCCAGTACTGAATCAAGTGATTCATGATGCAATGATGATGACTCCTGCGCCTTCTGATAAAGGAAGACGTTTTAGAGTCAATTACGCTACACAAGTTTCGGTTAAACCACCTACGTTTGTTTTGTTCTGTAATGACCCAGAGCTTGCACACTTTAGCTATATGCGTTATCTGGAGAATCAGTTGCGTCAAGCGTTTACGTTTGAAGGAACGCCAATGCGGCTCGTTTTACGTAAAAAGAAAAAGGATTAG
- the rpsA gene encoding 30S ribosomal protein S1 translates to MTEELKTELEQVSSFQVGDLVKGKVVKVEANQALLDVGYKSEAVLPISEVSVLHLDQVADVVAEGDELSVKVIRLGEEDQLIVSKKAVDSEKAWEVLPAKFESGEVITAKVADVVKGGLVVDLGVRGFIPASLVENFFVEDFSDYKGKELTLKIVELDQEKKKCILSHRAVLEEEAARQKEQVLSNLQVGEVREGTVQRLTDFGAFVDIGGVDGLVHVSEIAWSHVGHPSEVLSEGDKVQVKVLKVDLANGKISLSMKETQEGPWDKAAKEIHAGAVVKGTVKRLASFGAFVELLPGVEGLVHISQISQHRIETPQEVLKEGQEVEAKVLDVKADQQRISLSMKELEPKVEKPKKVEKKQEEVDPMTNTGLGVTLGDVYPELRKLKND, encoded by the coding sequence ATGACAGAAGAATTAAAGACAGAATTAGAGCAAGTATCTTCTTTTCAAGTAGGGGACTTAGTAAAGGGGAAAGTAGTAAAAGTAGAGGCAAATCAAGCTTTATTAGATGTTGGTTATAAATCAGAAGCAGTTCTACCCATCTCCGAAGTCTCTGTGCTTCACTTAGATCAAGTTGCAGATGTAGTAGCAGAAGGAGACGAGCTGAGCGTGAAAGTGATTCGCTTGGGAGAAGAAGATCAATTAATCGTCTCCAAAAAAGCAGTAGATTCAGAAAAGGCATGGGAAGTACTTCCTGCCAAATTCGAGTCTGGTGAAGTGATTACTGCAAAAGTAGCGGATGTTGTAAAAGGTGGTCTCGTAGTTGATCTCGGGGTACGTGGATTTATTCCTGCATCGCTCGTAGAAAACTTCTTTGTCGAGGATTTCTCTGATTATAAAGGGAAAGAACTGACCCTGAAAATAGTGGAATTAGATCAAGAGAAAAAGAAATGTATCTTGTCTCATCGTGCTGTACTAGAGGAAGAAGCTGCTCGCCAAAAAGAGCAAGTTTTAAGCAACTTACAAGTAGGGGAAGTACGCGAGGGTACAGTTCAACGCTTGACAGATTTCGGTGCATTTGTAGATATCGGTGGAGTAGATGGTCTAGTTCACGTATCTGAGATTGCTTGGAGCCACGTAGGTCATCCATCAGAAGTGTTATCTGAAGGAGATAAAGTACAAGTAAAAGTACTGAAAGTAGATTTGGCCAACGGTAAAATCAGCCTCAGCATGAAAGAAACTCAAGAAGGTCCTTGGGATAAAGCAGCAAAAGAAATACATGCAGGTGCTGTCGTAAAAGGAACTGTAAAACGTCTTGCTTCGTTTGGTGCGTTTGTGGAATTGCTACCTGGTGTAGAAGGATTGGTTCATATTTCCCAGATTTCCCAGCATCGTATTGAAACACCACAAGAGGTATTAAAAGAAGGGCAAGAAGTAGAGGCAAAAGTGTTGGATGTGAAAGCCGACCAGCAACGTATTAGCCTTAGCATGAAAGAGTTGGAACCAAAAGTAGAAAAACCAAAAAAGGTTGAAAAGAAACAAGAAGAAGTCGATCCGATGACAAATACAGGTTTAGGGGTAACACTTGGAGATGTTTATCCAGAACTTCGTAAACTGAAAAACGACTAA
- a CDS encoding lysophospholipid acyltransferase family protein, with amino-acid sequence MIYRLVRDSFKYFLLLFYRFEVIGSEHVPTDKRAVVCCNHINNFDPPLVGGAIKREIYFMAKEELFRMPIIGKVMPHLCAFPVKRDGSDTQAIRRSIQILKEEKLMGIFPEGTRSKTGELGKFHTGFVLIASKGKAPIIPTAIVGEYRLFRKMKVVFGEPLELDSYLNESGKMDSEGIRKVTDEVIKRIQQLKDQHR; translated from the coding sequence ATGATTTATCGATTGGTTAGAGATAGTTTCAAATACTTTTTGCTCCTTTTTTATCGATTTGAGGTAATTGGGAGTGAACACGTCCCTACTGATAAGCGAGCAGTTGTTTGTTGTAATCACATAAATAACTTCGATCCCCCTCTAGTTGGTGGTGCCATAAAACGTGAGATTTATTTTATGGCAAAAGAAGAATTATTTCGCATGCCGATTATCGGTAAAGTGATGCCTCATTTGTGCGCTTTTCCGGTCAAGCGTGATGGGTCGGATACACAAGCAATTCGGCGTTCTATTCAGATTCTCAAAGAGGAAAAGCTGATGGGAATCTTTCCTGAAGGCACTCGTAGTAAAACAGGGGAACTAGGTAAATTTCATACAGGTTTTGTATTGATCGCAAGTAAAGGGAAAGCACCTATCATTCCTACTGCAATTGTAGGAGAATATCGTTTGTTTCGTAAGATGAAAGTAGTTTTTGGAGAACCGCTAGAATTGGATTCATACCTCAATGAATCTGGGAAGATGGATTCTGAAGGAATTCGTAAAGTGACAGATGAGGTTATAAAGCGAATCCAACAACTAAAAGATCAACACAGGTAA
- the cmk gene encoding (d)CMP kinase: MKRFQVAIDGPAGAGKSTVARQVAKNLGFTFVDSGAMYRAIAWMILQEGGQVSEPKAYQLAQNSHFSLHPQGVIVNGRVLTDELRSPDVSNLASTIATMPRVRQALVVKQQEIAEQESVVMDGRDIGSHVLPNADLKVFLTASIEERAKRRLEDLAQKGLSVDLETLKTEIAARDLNDQTREFSPLIQAEDAYLLDTTQMTIPQVVEKILVLCRTKMGGEE; this comes from the coding sequence ATGAAAAGGTTCCAAGTTGCAATTGATGGACCAGCTGGTGCTGGAAAAAGCACGGTTGCTCGTCAAGTGGCGAAAAATTTAGGATTTACTTTCGTAGATTCGGGTGCGATGTATCGTGCGATTGCCTGGATGATTCTACAAGAAGGCGGCCAGGTTAGTGAACCAAAAGCATATCAATTAGCTCAAAATTCACATTTTTCACTTCATCCTCAAGGGGTGATCGTAAATGGTCGAGTCTTGACAGATGAGCTTCGGTCTCCGGATGTATCCAACCTCGCCTCTACCATTGCAACGATGCCTAGAGTCCGTCAGGCTCTTGTCGTAAAACAACAAGAGATCGCAGAACAAGAAAGCGTCGTCATGGATGGTCGTGATATTGGTAGTCATGTTTTACCAAACGCTGATCTAAAAGTGTTTCTGACTGCTTCTATTGAAGAACGAGCAAAAAGAAGATTAGAGGATCTAGCTCAAAAAGGGCTTTCTGTCGATTTAGAAACATTAAAAACAGAAATTGCAGCACGTGATCTAAATGATCAGACACGGGAATTTTCTCCGCTTATACAGGCAGAGGATGCTTATTTGTTAGATACAACCCAGATGACCATTCCACAAGTGGTAGAGAAAATCTTGGTACTTTGTCGCACCAAAATGGGCGGTGAAGAGTAA
- the ypeB gene encoding germination protein YpeB: protein MYRTIAGILFPITLVALIGTGIWGYQEYQDKSSILIKAENQYQRAFHELNDHMDSLQKEVGKTLAINSRKQMSTSMSNVWRLSYAAHQNLTMLPMTIVPFDQAEKFLSHMGSFAFDVGVRDLEKEPLTEKEYQTLNSLYQNATNIRDKLQSTQSEVLGKNLRWMDVELATATEDKVMDNTIIDGFREVDKMVEQFQEVDWGPTVNNMEVRRREKGNIKVGPKITAEQARQKFAQALEVNPKKIKVVANPKGDYPTYSITFQGKHGEVNADMTQMGGYISWLLYDRPVKKTMLSMEQAQAQATEMLANLNIPNMVPISYDKGQNTISFNMVRNHNGILVYPEAASIKVALDNGEILGIQADEFIFNQVKNLPTKPKLSKEEAQKQVSSRLQIQKSNLAYVYNKNNKGVLCYEFLGLLNDDQYRVFINADTGDEEMVEQIKKENTNQI from the coding sequence TTGTATCGAACAATAGCAGGTATTTTGTTTCCCATAACCTTGGTTGCTCTAATTGGAACCGGTATTTGGGGATACCAAGAATACCAAGACAAAAGTTCCATCTTAATCAAAGCAGAAAACCAGTATCAACGTGCATTTCATGAGTTAAATGATCACATGGATTCTTTGCAAAAAGAAGTCGGAAAGACACTAGCGATTAATTCTCGTAAACAGATGAGTACTTCTATGAGTAATGTTTGGCGACTGAGTTATGCAGCTCATCAAAATTTGACGATGCTTCCAATGACTATCGTTCCATTCGACCAAGCAGAGAAGTTTTTAAGTCATATGGGGTCGTTCGCTTTTGATGTAGGAGTACGAGATTTAGAGAAAGAGCCGCTAACAGAGAAAGAATATCAAACGCTAAACTCACTGTATCAAAATGCAACCAATATTCGGGATAAATTACAAAGCACTCAAAGTGAAGTGTTGGGTAAGAATCTGCGATGGATGGATGTAGAACTAGCGACTGCTACAGAAGATAAAGTAATGGATAATACCATTATTGATGGTTTTCGCGAAGTAGATAAGATGGTAGAGCAATTTCAAGAAGTAGACTGGGGTCCTACCGTAAACAACATGGAAGTACGCCGTCGTGAAAAAGGCAATATCAAAGTTGGTCCGAAAATCACAGCAGAACAAGCAAGACAGAAGTTTGCCCAAGCATTAGAAGTAAATCCAAAAAAGATAAAAGTGGTTGCCAATCCAAAAGGAGATTATCCTACATATAGTATCACATTCCAGGGGAAACACGGAGAAGTGAATGCTGATATGACCCAAATGGGTGGGTATATCTCATGGTTACTCTATGATCGTCCAGTGAAAAAAACAATGTTATCGATGGAACAAGCACAAGCACAAGCAACTGAAATGTTAGCGAATCTAAATATCCCGAATATGGTCCCAATCTCGTATGACAAAGGCCAAAATACCATCTCGTTTAACATGGTACGAAATCACAATGGAATACTTGTTTACCCAGAGGCAGCTTCGATCAAAGTGGCCTTGGATAACGGAGAGATATTGGGGATTCAAGCAGACGAATTTATATTCAATCAAGTGAAAAATTTGCCTACCAAACCCAAATTATCAAAAGAAGAAGCTCAAAAACAGGTAAGCTCTCGTCTTCAAATTCAAAAATCGAATCTGGCTTATGTATATAATAAAAACAACAAAGGTGTGCTTTGCTACGAGTTCTTAGGGTTATTAAATGACGACCAGTATCGTGTATTTATCAACGCAGATACTGGGGATGAAGAGATGGTAGAACAAATTAAAAAAGAGAACACAAATCAAATTTAA
- a CDS encoding YpdA family putative bacillithiol disulfide reductase, with amino-acid sequence MLDAIVIGAGPCGLATAITLKKAGLQAKILEKGYLVNSVYHYPLSMTFFSTPEKIEIGGVPFITAGDKPTRHEALKYYRTIANYFDLDIHTREEVQEIKKCAGGFQIVAVNRSGKQVYGTRNVILATGYYDQPNRLGIPGEDQDHVYHYFREAHPFAGTNCIVIGGKNSAVDTALELQLAGANVTLIHRRTGIDSSVKAWVKPMIENAIHFGRIDARFEAVAEKITQDSIHIKQNGKEEVLPADFVFAMTGYRPNLRFVKHLGGQIDPLHQCPIYDEETMETSVSGLYLAGVVASGNDSGKIFIENGRFHGDKIASHIKQKQGISETVS; translated from the coding sequence ATGTTAGATGCAATTGTAATCGGAGCTGGTCCTTGTGGTTTAGCTACCGCAATCACATTAAAAAAAGCAGGCCTTCAAGCGAAAATATTAGAAAAAGGGTATCTTGTAAACTCGGTATACCATTATCCCTTATCGATGACATTTTTTAGTACTCCAGAAAAAATCGAAATTGGAGGAGTTCCTTTTATTACAGCAGGTGATAAGCCAACAAGACATGAGGCTCTCAAATATTATCGAACCATCGCTAACTATTTTGATTTAGATATTCATACAAGAGAAGAAGTACAAGAAATCAAGAAGTGTGCTGGAGGATTTCAGATAGTAGCAGTAAACCGTTCGGGAAAACAGGTATATGGAACCCGAAATGTGATTTTGGCCACAGGATATTACGATCAACCAAATAGGCTTGGAATCCCTGGTGAGGATCAAGATCATGTATATCATTATTTTCGAGAAGCTCATCCTTTTGCTGGTACCAACTGTATTGTAATTGGGGGTAAAAATTCTGCTGTTGATACTGCACTGGAGCTTCAATTAGCTGGTGCGAATGTGACGTTAATTCATCGTCGGACCGGAATTGATTCTAGTGTTAAAGCTTGGGTAAAACCGATGATCGAAAATGCTATTCATTTCGGTCGAATCGATGCACGTTTTGAGGCAGTGGCCGAAAAAATTACGCAAGATAGCATTCACATTAAACAAAATGGAAAAGAAGAAGTGTTGCCTGCAGATTTTGTATTTGCAATGACAGGTTATCGACCTAATTTACGTTTCGTAAAACATTTAGGTGGGCAGATTGATCCTCTTCACCAATGCCCGATTTATGATGAAGAGACGATGGAGACAAGTGTTTCTGGTCTTTATTTAGCTGGTGTTGTAGCGTCTGGAAATGATTCAGGCAAGATATTCATTGAAAATGGACGCTTTCATGGTGATAAGATCGCCTCCCATATCAAACAAAAACAAGGAATTTCCGAGACTGTCTCTTAA
- a CDS encoding Glu/Leu/Phe/Val family dehydrogenase, which produces MGRQNVASGQQENLDVLVSTQTVIQEALEKLGYPEPVYELLKEPLRLLTVRIPIKMDDGSVQVFTGYRAQHNDAVGPTKGGVRFHPDVTESEVKALSIWMSLKCGIVDLPYGGGKGGIICDPRKMSFGELERLSRGYVRAISQLVGPTKDVPAPDVFTNSQIMAWMMDEYSRIREFDSPGFITGKPIVLGGSRGRDTATAKGVTIMIEEAAKKRGFDIQGARVVVQGFGNAGSYLAKFMHDMGAKVIGISDALGALHDPNGLDIEYLLEKRDSFGTVTNLFQNTISNQELLELDCDILVPAAVENQITRENADRIRASAVVEAANGPTTLEATKILHDRGILIVPDVLASAGGVTVSYFEWVQNNQGFYWTEEEVETRLRDIMVQGFANVYNTAQANGVDMRLAAYMVGVRKMAEASRFRGWV; this is translated from the coding sequence ATGGGTCGTCAAAATGTAGCATCGGGCCAACAAGAAAACTTGGATGTATTAGTTTCTACACAAACTGTCATTCAAGAAGCCTTGGAAAAGCTCGGTTATCCTGAACCGGTATATGAGCTTTTAAAGGAGCCACTCCGACTGTTGACGGTACGCATCCCGATCAAAATGGATGATGGTTCCGTGCAGGTATTTACTGGCTATCGTGCCCAACATAACGATGCAGTAGGTCCTACAAAAGGTGGAGTGCGGTTTCATCCCGATGTTACTGAATCTGAAGTGAAAGCGTTATCTATCTGGATGAGCCTCAAATGTGGCATCGTTGATCTGCCTTATGGTGGAGGTAAAGGTGGTATCATTTGTGATCCCCGTAAAATGTCGTTTGGTGAATTAGAACGTCTTTCTCGTGGGTATGTTCGTGCTATTAGTCAGCTAGTAGGACCTACCAAAGACGTACCAGCACCAGACGTTTTCACCAATTCTCAAATCATGGCATGGATGATGGACGAATATAGTCGTATTCGTGAATTTGACTCCCCAGGATTTATTACTGGGAAACCGATTGTACTTGGTGGATCTCGTGGTCGTGACACAGCTACAGCGAAAGGTGTTACGATTATGATCGAAGAAGCAGCGAAAAAACGCGGATTCGACATTCAAGGTGCTAGGGTGGTAGTTCAAGGATTTGGGAATGCAGGTAGCTATTTAGCTAAGTTTATGCATGACATGGGAGCAAAAGTGATTGGAATTTCCGACGCATTAGGAGCTCTTCATGATCCAAATGGTTTGGATATTGAGTATCTATTGGAAAAAAGAGACTCTTTTGGAACCGTTACCAATCTGTTCCAGAATACAATTTCCAATCAGGAATTATTGGAATTAGATTGTGATATTTTGGTACCTGCTGCAGTAGAAAACCAAATCACACGTGAGAATGCGGATCGTATTCGTGCGTCGGCCGTGGTAGAAGCAGCAAATGGACCTACTACTTTGGAAGCAACCAAAATCCTGCATGATCGTGGTATTTTGATTGTTCCTGATGTGCTAGCAAGTGCGGGTGGCGTTACCGTTTCGTACTTTGAATGGGTACAAAACAATCAAGGTTTCTACTGGACTGAAGAGGAAGTAGAAACACGCTTACGAGATATCATGGTACAAGGATTTGCCAATGTATATAACACTGCTCAGGCAAATGGTGTAGATATGCGTTTGGCAGCTTATATGGTGGGCGTCCGTAAAATGGCTGAGGCTTCTCGCTTCCGTGGTTGGGTATAA